A portion of the Oncorhynchus gorbuscha isolate QuinsamMale2020 ecotype Even-year linkage group LG19, OgorEven_v1.0, whole genome shotgun sequence genome contains these proteins:
- the hcst gene encoding hematopoietic cell signal transducer isoform X2: MSDNAALLMVLFFCLCEKVVTDPDNPSCYRIEPGTMAGIIIADVILTIAIVIVTYHCASRRRRRKERADKVYMNVRANCKT; the protein is encoded by the exons ATGTCAGATAACGCAGCATTGCTGATGGTTCTCTTCTTTTGCCTCTGTG AAAAAGTTGTGACTGACCCAG ATAACCCGTCCTGCTACAGGATTGAGCCTGGCACTATGGCTGGCATCATCATTGCAGACGTGATCCTGACCATTGCCATTGTCATTGTCACGTACCACTGTGCCAGCCGACGCAGACGTCGAAAAGAGAGGG ctgatAAAGTCTACATGAATGTCAGGGCAAACTGCAAAACATGA
- the LOC124005500 gene encoding TYRO protein tyrosine kinase-binding protein isoform X1: protein MGKALCIVAPLKGLFGPAEGEQDCGHCYQIDMGAVVGIIACDIILTLLIALAVFCFATIRKKRSQQESRPEGEEGKGKTITASKRKTVEITESPYQELHGFQSDVYSDLQQFQK from the exons ATGGGCAAGGCCCTCTGTATCGTGGCTCCCCTGAAAGGATTATTTG GTCCTGCCGAAGGAGAACAAG actgtggCCACTGCTATCAGATAGATATGGGGGCAGTGGTGGGAATCATTGCCTGTGACATCATCCTGACCCTCCTCATCGCTCTCGCCGTGTTCTGTTTTGCTACCATTCGGAAGAAGAGGAGTCAACAGGAATCCAGAccggagggtgaggagg GAAAAGGGAAAACAATCACAGCATCAAAAAGGAAGACAGTAGAAATCACAGAGTCTCCCTACCAG GAGCTGCATGGATTTCAGTCAGACGTGTACAGTGATCTCCAACAGTTTCAGAAATGA
- the LOC124005500 gene encoding TYRO protein tyrosine kinase-binding protein isoform X2 yields the protein MGKALCIVAPLKGLFGPAEGEQDCGHCYQIDMGAVVGIIACDIILTLLIALAVFCFATIRKKRSQQESRPEGKGKTITASKRKTVEITESPYQELHGFQSDVYSDLQQFQK from the exons ATGGGCAAGGCCCTCTGTATCGTGGCTCCCCTGAAAGGATTATTTG GTCCTGCCGAAGGAGAACAAG actgtggCCACTGCTATCAGATAGATATGGGGGCAGTGGTGGGAATCATTGCCTGTGACATCATCCTGACCCTCCTCATCGCTCTCGCCGTGTTCTGTTTTGCTACCATTCGGAAGAAGAGGAGTCAACAGGAATCCAGAccggagg GAAAAGGGAAAACAATCACAGCATCAAAAAGGAAGACAGTAGAAATCACAGAGTCTCCCTACCAG GAGCTGCATGGATTTCAGTCAGACGTGTACAGTGATCTCCAACAGTTTCAGAAATGA
- the hcst gene encoding hematopoietic cell signal transducer isoform X1 → MSDNAALLMVLFFCLCEKVVTDPGTNNPSCYRIEPGTMAGIIIADVILTIAIVIVTYHCASRRRRRKERADKVYMNVRANCKT, encoded by the exons ATGTCAGATAACGCAGCATTGCTGATGGTTCTCTTCTTTTGCCTCTGTG AAAAAGTTGTGACTGACCCAGGTACAA ATAACCCGTCCTGCTACAGGATTGAGCCTGGCACTATGGCTGGCATCATCATTGCAGACGTGATCCTGACCATTGCCATTGTCATTGTCACGTACCACTGTGCCAGCCGACGCAGACGTCGAAAAGAGAGGG ctgatAAAGTCTACATGAATGTCAGGGCAAACTGCAAAACATGA